CTCGTAGATTTCCTGCTTGGCGCCGACGTCGACACCGCGCGTCGGCTCGTCGAAGATCAGCACCTTGGGCCGCATCGACAGCCATTTGGCCAGCACGACCTTCTGCTGATTGCCGCCGGACAACGAGCCGACCGTGGTCGCAACATCGGGCGCGCGGATCTTGAGCTGCTCGCGCTGGGCCCGGGCGTTCTTGGTCTCCTGCGCGGTGTTCACCAGGAAGAAGCGCAGATAGGACGACAGATCCGGCAGCGAAATGTTCTCGGCGATCGACACGTCGAGCAGGAGCCCGCAGCCCTTGCGGTCCTCCGGAATCAGGTAGATGCCGTAGTCGATCGCCGCGCGCGGGTTTGTCACGCGGATCGCTTCGCCGTTCAGCTTGATCGCGCCGCGGCGGAGCGGATCGACGCCGAAAACGGCGCGCGCCAGCTCGGTTCGGCCGGAGCCGACGAGGCCGGCCAGCCCCAAAATCTCCCCGCGCCGAACCGACAGGCTCACGGCGCGCTCCGGATAGGTGTCGGTCACGGCCTCGATGATATCGAGCACCGCCTCGCCGGGCGGCGCGGCCGGCGGCACGTAGAGCGATTTGAGGTCGCGCCCGATCATTAGCCGGATCATCGCCGCCGGCGACAGCTCGGCCCGGGTCAGCGCGCCGACCATGCGTCCGTCGCGCAAGACCACGGCGCGGTCGGCGCACTGCATCACCTCGTTGAGGCGATGGGTGATGAAGATGATGCTGACGCCGTGGGCCTTCAGGGCGGCGATGACCCGCATCAGCCGGTCGGTTTCGGAAAGGGTCAGGCTCGATGTCGGCTCGTCCATGATGACGAGGCGCGCATCGAGCGACAGCGCCTTCATGATCTCGACGAGCTGGCGCTGGGCCAGCGACAGCTCCGCGAGCGGCGCGTCCGGCGCGAAATCGGCACCTAAGCGGTCGAGCAGCGGCTGCGTCCTGGCGTACAGGGTCTTGCGGTCGATCAGCCGCAGCGGCCCGCCATGCACGGGCTCACGGCCGATGAACACGTTGCCGGCAACGTCGAGATTGTCGAAGAGGTTGAGCTCCTGATGGACGAAGGCGATGCCCGCGGCGATCGCCTCAGCCACCGTCAATGCGTTTCGCTCGACGCCGTCGACGCGGATGCGGCCGCCGCTGGGCTCGACCACGCCGCCGAGCACCTTCATCAAGGTCGACTTGCCGGCGCCGTTCTCGCCGATCAGCGCGATCACCTCGCCCGGCGACACGGCAAGGCCGACGTGGTCGAGTGCGACCACGCCGGGATAGCTCTTGCTGATATCGACGAGTTCGAGAAACGGCTCAGTCATTAAAGGCTGCGGGCAACGCCCGCACGTCTCCTACTTCTTGAGCATCGCCTTCATCGAGGCCATGAAGTCGTCGACATTGCTCTTGTCGATGACCTTGCCGGGCACGATGATGATGCCGTTGGCGGGCACGCCGGACTTGTCGCCCTCGATGTACTTCGCCATCAGCTTCATGCCCTGATAGCCCCACTCGAACGGCTGCTGCACGACGGTGCCGGCGATGGCGCCTTCCTTGACGCCGCCCAGCGTGATCGGATCCTCGTCGAAGCCGATGATCTGGATCTTGCCGAGCTTGCCGGCCTCCTTCAGCACTTCATAGATGCGGGGCGTGTTGTAGGAGTAGAAGCCGACCAGGCAGCTCACGTCGGGCATGGCGGCGAGGATGTCCTCGACGTTGCGCTTGGCGCGGGTCTGATCGATCTCGTCGCCGCGAACGTCGACCAGCTCGACCTTCGAGCCCTTGATGGTTTCCTTGACGCCTTCGATGCGCTCGCGGGCGTTGTCGGCGCCGGGCAGACCGACGAAGCCGACGCACTTGCCGCCGTTCGGCAGCGCCTTGAGCATCAGCTTGCCGGCGTCCTTGCCGAGGTCGACGTTGGACGAGCCGATATAGGCGATGCGCTTCGAGTTCGGGGCGTCGCTGTCGGTGGTGAACAGCAGCGTCTGCGAGGCGATCTTGTTGAGGTGCTCGACCTGGTTCTTCGGATCGACCGCGCTGACCATGATGCCGGCGGCACCCGCGGCAACGAGGTCGTCCATCATGCGCTGCTGAACGGCAGCGGCGGCCTGCTCCGGATATTTGAGCTGAAGATTGTAGTTGGGCAGTTCGCCCTGGGCCTTCTTCACGCCGGCTTCCGCGATCTTCCAGAAGTCGGACGCGCCGTTGACGACGAAGGCCAGGACCTTCTTGTCGGCCGCATTGGCCGAGCCGAGGCCCAGAGCCAGTGCGAACGCGACAGATATACCTGCGATCAAGTGACGCTGCATGTCATCCTCCCCTTGTGCGGTCAGCCCTTGATGGAGGCCAACTCTGCTTCAGCCCGAATTGGGCACATGCCTCGCTCCCCCCACGGGACACACCGGTCGGCCGCCAATCCGCATCTTTGCGGCAGGGGCGGGGTCACCAGTCGGCCCATGAGGTGAAATGAGGCGCGTACCTCAACCGTAGCAAAAGCACGTCGAGCGTGCAACAGGAGGCGACGTTCGCGCGAAATCGCCCCAACGCTCGCCTCGCCGGCGTTCATCATCCTGAACGTGTTGGGGGAACTGGAAGTCCCGCCGCGGGGCCCCGGATTGGTACGGACCGGGTTATTAACCACGCTTTAGCGCTGATCGTGCGGATGATCGGCGTGGCGAGACCAGGGGAGCGGCCCCCATGCTGAAGGACGGTACCTACGCGGCGTGGTACAAGACGCCATTCGATCAGGGCACCGGCATCGTCCATGTCGCTGACGGCCAGATCTGGGGCCGCGACAGCCTGATGACGTATCACGGCTCCTGCAAGATCGATGGCGATCGTTTCACCGCGACCGTTTCGACGAAGCGTCACACCGAAGGGCGTGACACGGTGTTCGGCGTCTATGATGAACTCACGCTGGACATCGAGGGCATGTGCCCCGGCAAAATCGCGACCTACACGGCAACGGCGGGGCAGGCGCAGGGAGTCGTCCTTGAGGGAACGCTCATCCTGACGGAGCAGCCGACGGCGGCGCTTGAACGAACCTCAGAAGTCCCGCGGTTCAATCCCGGCAAGCTGCCAAAGCTGCCGAGGCGCTCGCGCTGAAGCGCAGCGTCGCCTGCCGCGACATCTCGTGCCCTCGGCCAGTGCGATTGTGCATCCTCAAATTCCGGTGCTGGCGCTTCTCAAACGGACGACGCCCAGTCATTGTGCCGCCGCATCGTCAATCTGGGAGCCAGCATCAATGTCAGACAAGGTCTCGCGTCGCCAGTTCGCGAAAATCGCGGGCCTGTCTGCGGCCGGAATCGCAAATCCACCCGAGGTCGCCGATGCCAAGCCGGCAGCCGCGCCGCGCCGCACCGGCGGCTTCCCGGCAGGCTTCCTCTGGGGCACCGCGACCTCGTCCTATCAGGTCGAGGGCGCGGTCGAGGAGGACGGGCGAGGGGCCTCGATCTGGGACAAGTTCGTCC
This genomic interval from Bradyrhizobium guangzhouense contains the following:
- a CDS encoding sugar ABC transporter ATP-binding protein, whose translation is MTEPFLELVDISKSYPGVVALDHVGLAVSPGEVIALIGENGAGKSTLMKVLGGVVEPSGGRIRVDGVERNALTVAEAIAAGIAFVHQELNLFDNLDVAGNVFIGREPVHGGPLRLIDRKTLYARTQPLLDRLGADFAPDAPLAELSLAQRQLVEIMKALSLDARLVIMDEPTSSLTLSETDRLMRVIAALKAHGVSIIFITHRLNEVMQCADRAVVLRDGRMVGALTRAELSPAAMIRLMIGRDLKSLYVPPAAPPGEAVLDIIEAVTDTYPERAVSLSVRRGEILGLAGLVGSGRTELARAVFGVDPLRRGAIKLNGEAIRVTNPRAAIDYGIYLIPEDRKGCGLLLDVSIAENISLPDLSSYLRFFLVNTAQETKNARAQREQLKIRAPDVATTVGSLSGGNQQKVVLAKWLSMRPKVLIFDEPTRGVDVGAKQEIYEMLRRLTDAGVAILMISSDMEEVIGVSDRIAVMHEGAISGFLDRSQFSEHNVLQLAVGHAV
- a CDS encoding sugar-binding protein, whose protein sequence is MQRHLIAGISVAFALALGLGSANAADKKVLAFVVNGASDFWKIAEAGVKKAQGELPNYNLQLKYPEQAAAAVQQRMMDDLVAAGAAGIMVSAVDPKNQVEHLNKIASQTLLFTTDSDAPNSKRIAYIGSSNVDLGKDAGKLMLKALPNGGKCVGFVGLPGADNARERIEGVKETIKGSKVELVDVRGDEIDQTRAKRNVEDILAAMPDVSCLVGFYSYNTPRIYEVLKEAGKLGKIQIIGFDEDPITLGGVKEGAIAGTVVQQPFEWGYQGMKLMAKYIEGDKSGVPANGIIIVPGKVIDKSNVDDFMASMKAMLKK